One window from the genome of Ammoniphilus sp. CFH 90114 encodes:
- a CDS encoding Spx/MgsR family RNA polymerase-binding regulatory protein → MNGTVKFYTYPSCTSCRKAKSFLKKNGIVYEERHLFREPPTKEELLEIIKMTHNGLDDILSTRSRKFKELDVEIDDMTVSQLLEMLHDEPRLLRRPILVDGEKLIIGYNRNAMEELLLA, encoded by the coding sequence ATGAATGGAACCGTAAAGTTTTATACATACCCTAGCTGTACATCCTGTCGTAAGGCAAAGTCATTCCTCAAGAAGAACGGGATTGTTTATGAAGAGAGACATCTCTTTCGAGAGCCTCCTACTAAAGAAGAACTTCTAGAGATTATCAAGATGACTCATAATGGGCTCGACGATATCTTATCAACAAGAAGCAGGAAGTTTAAGGAGTTAGATGTAGAGATTGATGATATGACGGTATCTCAACTTCTAGAGATGCTTCATGATGAACCTCGTCTTCTACGTAGACCGATCCTTGTTGACGGCGAGAAGTTAATTATTGGTTATAATCGTAATGCTATGGAAGAATTATTGCTCGCATAA
- a CDS encoding RsfA family transcriptional regulator, with protein MTAARQDAWTPDDDLLLAEVTLRHIREGGTQLGAFEEVGEKLGRTAAACGFRWNSFVRKKYEAAIQIAKAQRKQRKQSQRLKTPTVPVATGLEESAMSSSTATPTISSTPSTPVYASLEDELSYDSVIRFLKNQKDLSKRVKQLEKEMEEKDAELLRLREENHKMNKQLNHVQTDYQVVNEDYRTLIQIMDRARKMALLTENEDLDLKPRFKMDANGNLERVDS; from the coding sequence ATGACAGCAGCTAGACAAGATGCTTGGACGCCTGATGATGATTTGTTGCTGGCGGAGGTGACCTTGAGGCATATTCGCGAAGGGGGCACTCAATTAGGAGCATTTGAGGAAGTGGGAGAAAAGCTAGGGCGTACAGCAGCCGCATGTGGTTTTCGCTGGAATAGTTTTGTCAGAAAAAAGTATGAAGCAGCTATTCAAATTGCTAAGGCACAACGTAAACAAAGGAAGCAATCTCAAAGGTTAAAAACACCAACCGTACCGGTAGCTACTGGACTTGAAGAAAGCGCTATGTCTTCGTCCACTGCTACTCCAACCATCTCTAGTACACCTTCAACTCCTGTTTATGCCAGTTTAGAAGACGAACTATCTTACGATTCAGTGATTCGATTCCTGAAGAATCAGAAGGATTTAAGTAAGAGAGTTAAGCAATTGGAGAAGGAGATGGAGGAAAAGGATGCTGAGCTTCTTCGACTTCGTGAAGAAAATCATAAAATGAACAAACAATTGAACCATGTACAAACCGATTATCAGGTAGTAAATGAAGATTATCGTACACTTATTCAGATTATGGATCGAGCACGGAAAATGGCTTTACTTACAGAAAATGAGGATCTTGACTTAAAACCTAGATTTAAAATGGATGCGAATGGTAATTTAGAGCGTGTAGATAGTTAG
- a CDS encoding biotin/lipoyl-containing protein — protein MIEVTASMAGTIIDILVSIGDEISVGQEVIILESMKMEVPVSAEQKGTVTEVKANVGDFVNEGEVILVLS, from the coding sequence ATGATTGAAGTAACAGCAAGTATGGCAGGAACAATTATTGATATTTTAGTATCTATTGGAGATGAGATTTCAGTTGGGCAAGAAGTTATTATCCTGGAGTCAATGAAGATGGAAGTACCTGTTTCGGCTGAACAAAAGGGGACGGTGACTGAAGTTAAGGCGAATGTAGGCGATTTTGTTAATGAAGGTGAAGTTATTCTTGTCCTTAGTTAA
- a CDS encoding ketopantoate reductase family protein codes for MRIGILGGGAMGLHIAAQLSLVGKDPVVICRQKLQAESIRSNGLTYTKLDGSDECLKVETIDIEESIALDWVILAVKQPQVESAIHYLHKKVTQPFSLLCFQNGMGHVEILTERLPDLSTFYAVTTEGACKVGPSAVRHTGKGVTWVGQRDPSTSSSDSLEKCLSLFRGTSMEMIPEDKIMERMWKKLVINACINPLTALLGIKNGQLIESKEGIKAMTLLFEEARTVAELEGVEIDSEFMQEIVKVCRNTYENKSSMLQDIEAGRRTEIKYINGAIERMAKKHGKEAPHHALMVRIIQVLEARK; via the coding sequence ATGAGAATTGGCATTCTTGGTGGAGGGGCAATGGGCTTGCACATAGCGGCTCAGCTTAGCCTGGTTGGAAAAGATCCGGTGGTCATTTGCCGCCAGAAACTTCAAGCTGAGAGTATACGTTCGAACGGGCTTACCTATACCAAGTTGGATGGCTCGGATGAATGTCTAAAAGTTGAAACTATTGATATAGAAGAGTCCATCGCACTTGATTGGGTCATTTTGGCAGTGAAGCAACCGCAGGTTGAATCAGCTATTCACTATTTACATAAGAAGGTCACTCAGCCATTTTCCCTGCTTTGTTTTCAGAACGGAATGGGACATGTGGAAATTCTAACGGAACGGCTTCCTGACCTCTCTACCTTCTATGCAGTAACTACGGAGGGAGCCTGCAAGGTTGGGCCATCGGCTGTACGTCATACTGGGAAGGGTGTCACTTGGGTGGGACAGAGGGATCCGTCCACTTCGAGTAGTGATTCCCTTGAGAAATGCTTAAGTTTATTTAGAGGGACATCAATGGAGATGATTCCTGAGGACAAGATTATGGAGCGGATGTGGAAGAAGCTCGTTATTAATGCCTGCATTAATCCATTGACGGCGCTGCTTGGCATCAAGAATGGCCAGTTGATAGAGTCAAAAGAAGGTATTAAAGCGATGACTTTGCTCTTTGAGGAAGCTAGAACCGTAGCAGAGCTAGAGGGAGTGGAAATTGATTCGGAGTTTATGCAGGAAATTGTCAAAGTATGTAGAAATACTTATGAAAATAAATCATCTATGCTTCAAGATATCGAAGCAGGACGGCGGACCGAGATCAAGTATATTAACGGTGCCATCGAGAGAATGGCTAAGAAACATGGAAAAGAAGCTCCGCACCATGCTCTCATGGTCCGTATAATTCAAGTGTTGGAGGCAAGGAAATAA
- a CDS encoding DUF3397 family protein, which produces MEVLANLFAGIITIPVFIPFAAFIAVYFLFLLWKKSSKKESLNWAANVTTFFLIVAVLLMHGLIKSEEAISAMWWIIAFFLCTGGLIGWLQYKVKGKFDPPKMLRAVWRLAFVIFSVAYFILFFSSINYFLNLT; this is translated from the coding sequence ATGGAAGTTCTTGCTAACCTATTTGCGGGAATTATTACTATACCAGTATTCATCCCATTTGCTGCTTTTATTGCGGTATATTTTCTTTTTCTACTATGGAAGAAAAGCAGTAAAAAAGAGTCTCTGAATTGGGCGGCTAATGTCACTACTTTTTTTCTAATCGTAGCTGTGTTATTAATGCACGGTCTTATTAAGAGTGAAGAGGCTATATCTGCGATGTGGTGGATTATTGCATTTTTCCTATGTACCGGAGGGTTGATTGGCTGGTTGCAATACAAAGTGAAAGGGAAGTTTGACCCACCTAAGATGCTTCGTGCGGTTTGGAGACTAGCCTTTGTTATTTTTTCTGTAGCATACTTCATTTTATTTTTCTCAAGCATCAATTACTTCTTAAATTTAACCTAA
- a CDS encoding DUF2626 family protein, which translates to MDRMYRVLGFWTLMFALMAMWAGLTTMALIFFAQTAMFVALSYLNLSERSYMLLFAAYMVFSFIGFFYYAFFMMPLGGEHHAMAALFV; encoded by the coding sequence ATGGACCGCATGTACCGCGTTTTAGGTTTTTGGACCCTAATGTTTGCGCTCATGGCGATGTGGGCTGGACTAACAACCATGGCACTGATTTTCTTTGCGCAGACTGCCATGTTCGTGGCCCTAAGCTATCTTAACCTTTCCGAAAGATCGTACATGCTGCTATTTGCAGCTTATATGGTTTTTTCTTTTATCGGATTCTTTTATTATGCCTTCTTTATGATGCCGCTTGGCGGAGAACATCATGCTATGGCTGCGCTTTTCGTGTAG
- a CDS encoding adenosylhomocysteinase, producing MNANKVSIVKDMSLAPNGHLKIDWVKEHMPVLNRIRDKFEQEKPFAGLKVAISLHLEAKTAYLAKVVQAGGAEVTITGSNPLSTQDDVCAALVEDGIQVFAKYNPSPEEYKSHLIKTLETKPDLIIDDGGDLVTILHSERQDLAGQVRGGAEETTTGILRLKSLEKSGELKFPMVAVNDAFCKYLFDNRYGTGQSVWDGINRTTNLVVAGKTVVVIGYGWCGRGVALRAKGLGAKVVVTEIDAIKAVEAYMDGFDVMPMAEAAKVGDYFVTVTGNKDVIRGEHIEVMKDGAILSNAGHFDVEINKPELESLSVSKRVVRKDIEEYQLKDGRKIYLLAEGRLVNLAAGDGHPAEIMDMTFALQAVSLAYVNENYESLGKHVVNVPYELDENVARYKLEALGISIDQLTEEQKAYLDNWAEGE from the coding sequence ATGAATGCAAACAAAGTAAGTATTGTAAAAGACATGTCACTTGCCCCTAATGGTCACTTGAAGATCGACTGGGTTAAAGAGCATATGCCTGTCCTTAATCGAATCCGCGATAAATTTGAACAAGAAAAGCCTTTTGCAGGCTTAAAAGTAGCGATCTCCCTTCACTTAGAAGCCAAAACCGCCTACCTAGCGAAGGTGGTGCAGGCGGGTGGAGCTGAGGTTACCATCACGGGAAGTAACCCATTATCTACTCAGGATGATGTTTGTGCTGCATTAGTGGAGGATGGTATTCAGGTGTTTGCGAAGTACAATCCATCTCCCGAAGAATATAAGTCCCATCTCATTAAGACCTTAGAAACGAAGCCGGATTTAATCATTGATGATGGCGGTGATCTAGTTACCATTCTCCACAGCGAAAGACAGGACTTAGCCGGACAAGTGCGAGGTGGAGCAGAAGAGACAACCACGGGTATTCTACGCTTGAAGTCGCTAGAGAAATCGGGGGAACTGAAATTCCCAATGGTGGCTGTTAACGATGCATTTTGTAAATATCTATTTGACAATCGATATGGTACGGGTCAATCCGTTTGGGACGGAATTAACCGGACTACCAACCTTGTCGTTGCTGGGAAGACAGTTGTGGTTATCGGCTATGGCTGGTGTGGACGAGGAGTCGCCTTGCGTGCTAAGGGATTGGGAGCTAAAGTGGTGGTGACTGAGATTGATGCCATCAAGGCCGTCGAGGCTTATATGGATGGATTTGATGTGATGCCTATGGCAGAAGCAGCTAAGGTAGGTGATTACTTTGTTACGGTAACAGGTAACAAGGACGTGATTCGAGGGGAACATATCGAAGTGATGAAAGACGGAGCGATTCTCTCTAATGCAGGCCATTTTGATGTAGAAATAAACAAGCCTGAGTTAGAGTCTTTATCTGTTTCTAAGCGGGTAGTTCGCAAGGATATCGAAGAATATCAATTAAAAGATGGAAGAAAAATTTATCTATTAGCAGAAGGCCGTTTAGTTAATTTAGCTGCTGGTGATGGTCACCCAGCAGAAATTATGGATATGACATTTGCATTGCAAGCTGTGTCCCTAGCTTATGTTAATGAGAACTATGAGTCGTTAGGGAAACATGTGGTAAATGTTCCATACGAGCTAGATGAGAATGTAGCCCGCTATAAGTTAGAAGCACTAGGGATTAGTATCGACCAATTAACTGAGGAACAGAAGGCATACTTGGATAATTGGGCTGAAGGAGAATAG
- a CDS encoding 5'-3' exonuclease H3TH domain-containing protein: MNSEQNRLLIVDSMALLFRGFYATYGFGSVMQTTSGLYTNAIYQYIKYLLDAVEKFEPTHIICATDMGKATFRNELYPAYKANRGEPPLELLPQFNLVQEVAESFDIPFVGLSGYEADDVMGTFSKKYACKDTHVYILTGDGDTLQLLDDHISVIMMKKGFGNYDLISLQDFQKKKGLEHPSQIIELKGLMGDPSDNIPGCPNVGPKTAEKLLQAYGSIDGVFDSIHEISGKLQQRLIENKEQIYLSRKLAAIDTLVPLDCVWESSPCTFNHEKIRRMFERFEFNSLVKLLA; the protein is encoded by the coding sequence ATGAATAGCGAACAAAATCGATTGTTGATTGTTGACAGTATGGCCCTCTTGTTTCGTGGATTTTATGCCACCTATGGTTTCGGTTCCGTGATGCAAACAACAAGCGGACTGTATACGAATGCCATTTATCAATATATTAAATACTTATTGGATGCTGTAGAAAAGTTTGAACCTACACACATTATATGCGCAACCGATATGGGGAAAGCGACTTTTCGCAATGAACTCTATCCCGCTTACAAAGCAAACAGAGGAGAGCCGCCTCTAGAGCTTCTTCCCCAATTCAATCTCGTACAAGAGGTCGCAGAAAGTTTTGATATTCCTTTTGTTGGTCTTTCAGGATATGAGGCAGATGACGTTATGGGCACATTCTCCAAAAAATATGCGTGCAAGGATACGCATGTTTATATCCTGACTGGAGATGGCGATACCTTACAGTTATTAGATGATCATATTTCCGTCATTATGATGAAAAAAGGATTTGGCAATTACGATCTAATTTCATTACAGGATTTTCAAAAGAAGAAAGGACTTGAACACCCAAGCCAAATTATTGAATTGAAAGGATTAATGGGGGATCCATCAGACAATATCCCAGGGTGTCCGAATGTTGGACCTAAAACCGCAGAAAAACTACTTCAAGCTTATGGCTCTATTGATGGAGTGTTCGACTCTATTCATGAAATCTCCGGCAAGCTCCAACAAAGACTGATAGAAAACAAGGAACAAATCTATCTATCCCGAAAATTAGCAGCTATTGATACACTAGTACCGTTAGATTGTGTATGGGAGTCTAGTCCGTGTACGTTCAACCATGAAAAAATCAGGCGTATGTTTGAACGCTTTGAGTTTAATAGCCTTGTAAAATTATTAGCGTAA
- a CDS encoding acyl-CoA carboxylase subunit beta: MEKSKTLGHILEERISQVEQGGDPKYHEKLKEQGKLFVRDRLKRFFDEGEFHLEDGIMANFLTGDLPADGVITAIGKVNGQTVCVMANDSTVKAGSWGSRTVEKIIRIQETAEKLQVPMVYLVDSAGARITDQIEMFPGRRGAGRIFYNQVKFSGMVPQVCILFGPSAAGGAYIPAFCDIVIMVEKNASMYLGSPRMAEMVIGEKVTLEEMGGARMHCTVSGCGDVLVQNEEEAIASARKYLSYFPPNFSKKPPIREARQVKAGTRNPEAIVPLNQNAPFDMYEFIHSIIDEDSFYEMKKLFAAEIITCLGRINGKVVGIVANQPRVKGGVLFVDSADKSARFIQLCDAFSIPLLFLADVPGFMIGTKVERAGIIRHGAKMISAMAGATVPKISVIVRKAYGAGLYAMAGPAFEPDCCLALPTAQIAVMGPEAAVNAVYNNKINAIEDPKERQEFIRMKRKEYQEDIDVYRLASELIIDGIVSGSKLREELSNRFLAYESKNMSFSHRKHPVYPV, translated from the coding sequence ATAGAGAAATCTAAAACCTTAGGCCATATTTTAGAAGAACGAATCTCCCAAGTAGAGCAAGGTGGTGATCCTAAATATCACGAAAAACTGAAAGAACAAGGGAAACTTTTTGTACGTGATCGATTGAAACGATTTTTTGATGAAGGTGAATTTCATCTCGAAGACGGAATAATGGCCAATTTTCTTACAGGTGATCTTCCGGCCGATGGGGTAATTACTGCCATAGGAAAGGTGAATGGACAAACCGTTTGTGTAATGGCTAACGACTCTACAGTAAAGGCAGGTTCTTGGGGGTCAAGGACAGTAGAAAAGATAATCAGGATTCAAGAAACCGCTGAGAAGCTTCAAGTTCCTATGGTGTATTTAGTAGATTCCGCAGGAGCAAGAATTACGGACCAGATTGAGATGTTTCCGGGAAGGCGGGGTGCCGGGAGAATCTTCTACAATCAAGTCAAATTTTCAGGGATGGTGCCTCAAGTTTGTATATTGTTCGGGCCTTCTGCGGCAGGAGGAGCCTATATTCCTGCTTTCTGTGACATCGTCATCATGGTAGAAAAGAATGCAAGTATGTACTTAGGCTCACCACGTATGGCGGAGATGGTTATCGGGGAAAAAGTCACGCTTGAAGAAATGGGCGGTGCCCGGATGCACTGTACAGTCAGCGGATGCGGGGATGTACTGGTTCAAAATGAAGAAGAGGCGATTGCTTCAGCACGAAAGTATCTCTCTTATTTTCCTCCCAACTTCTCAAAGAAGCCCCCTATAAGGGAAGCTAGGCAGGTAAAAGCAGGAACAAGAAATCCCGAGGCCATCGTGCCTCTTAATCAGAATGCACCCTTTGATATGTACGAATTCATCCATTCTATTATCGATGAAGACTCCTTCTATGAGATGAAGAAGCTCTTTGCCGCAGAGATAATAACCTGTCTTGGACGTATTAACGGCAAAGTAGTAGGGATTGTCGCTAATCAACCACGTGTAAAAGGGGGGGTATTGTTTGTAGACTCGGCAGATAAATCCGCTAGATTTATTCAACTTTGCGATGCTTTCTCTATTCCTTTGTTATTCCTTGCTGATGTTCCAGGCTTTATGATTGGAACAAAAGTCGAGCGGGCAGGTATTATCCGGCATGGAGCAAAGATGATTTCGGCTATGGCCGGGGCCACCGTTCCCAAAATTTCTGTGATTGTTCGTAAGGCCTATGGTGCAGGTTTGTATGCTATGGCTGGACCAGCTTTTGAACCTGATTGTTGCTTAGCGCTTCCTACAGCCCAAATTGCCGTAATGGGGCCAGAGGCAGCTGTAAATGCTGTCTATAACAATAAAATTAATGCTATAGAGGATCCTAAGGAGCGTCAGGAATTTATTCGGATGAAACGTAAGGAATATCAAGAGGATATTGATGTTTACAGACTGGCCTCCGAGCTTATTATTGACGGAATTGTGAGTGGTTCCAAACTTCGAGAAGAATTAAGTAATCGCTTTCTAGCTTACGAAAGTAAAAATATGTCCTTTTCTCATCGAAAGCACCCTGTTTATCCAGTATAA
- a CDS encoding helix-turn-helix domain-containing protein: MKLPIERIGGKIRSLRKKQAQTLEDLSQSTGLSKGLLSQVERGISQPSLETLWKITKALDTSIVHFFEDVAHTQVHLVRKEDRSQILFPGTTGTCYVLGHTDNSRLRMLEIVLKPGEKMKDQFLNREGEQCLVVTRGELTLSVGEEEYDLHEGDSLFFDSTLAHTASNDGNDTVTYIWSVTPSKFS, encoded by the coding sequence ATGAAGCTACCGATTGAGAGGATTGGGGGAAAAATAAGAAGTCTTCGGAAGAAGCAGGCTCAAACTCTTGAGGATCTATCTCAGAGTACAGGCTTGTCTAAAGGCTTACTTAGCCAAGTGGAGAGAGGAATATCACAACCTTCTTTAGAAACGCTCTGGAAGATCACGAAGGCATTAGATACTTCCATCGTTCACTTTTTTGAAGACGTGGCCCATACGCAAGTACACTTGGTCCGCAAGGAAGACAGAAGTCAGATTCTGTTTCCGGGAACAACAGGTACCTGCTATGTATTAGGGCATACAGATAATAGTCGGTTAAGGATGCTTGAGATCGTCTTGAAGCCGGGTGAAAAGATGAAGGATCAGTTTTTAAACCGGGAAGGGGAACAGTGTTTAGTCGTTACTCGTGGGGAACTTACCCTTTCAGTTGGGGAGGAAGAGTATGACTTGCATGAAGGCGACAGCTTATTTTTTGACAGTACTTTGGCTCACACAGCCAGTAATGATGGGAATGACACAGTTACTTATATTTGGTCTGTCACCCCTTCGAAGTTTTCTTAA
- a CDS encoding hydroxymethylglutaryl-CoA lyase, which yields MVEQVRVIEVGPRDGLQNEKKFIQTKDKIQLISLLARSGLSHIEATSFVHPKWIPQLSDAAEVARQLPFIEGVHYSALVPNRKGLIGARDAGLKEIAVFMSASESHNIKNINKTIQDTLPVIQQVVMEAATLGMRIRGYVSTVFGCPYEGQVAVESVLQVTKELLDMGVYEVSLGDTIGVATPKQVKEILSVILQSFPKEKLAMHFHDTRGTGLANVYASLEAGLRNFDSSIGGLGGCPYALGATGNISTEDLVYMMERMGVHTGINLEKLVEAGAFIQKRLGKPLPSKVLAATIAMNRGD from the coding sequence ATGGTGGAACAAGTTCGAGTTATTGAGGTTGGGCCACGGGACGGACTACAAAATGAAAAGAAATTTATTCAAACAAAAGATAAGATTCAATTGATATCCCTTCTTGCCAGGTCGGGTCTTTCTCACATTGAGGCTACCTCCTTCGTCCATCCGAAATGGATTCCCCAACTCTCGGATGCTGCCGAGGTTGCACGACAACTTCCTTTTATTGAAGGGGTTCATTATAGTGCTCTGGTTCCGAACAGAAAAGGATTGATTGGAGCAAGAGACGCAGGGTTAAAGGAAATCGCTGTATTTATGTCTGCGAGTGAAAGTCACAATATAAAAAATATTAATAAAACCATTCAGGACACCTTACCGGTGATACAGCAAGTAGTGATGGAAGCTGCAACATTAGGTATGAGAATACGAGGCTATGTATCGACTGTCTTTGGTTGTCCATATGAGGGTCAAGTTGCAGTTGAGTCCGTACTACAGGTTACGAAGGAACTTCTAGATATGGGGGTTTATGAGGTATCTCTTGGTGATACCATTGGCGTAGCAACACCGAAGCAAGTGAAAGAGATATTAAGTGTAATCCTGCAGAGTTTTCCTAAGGAAAAGCTGGCTATGCACTTTCATGATACCCGAGGTACAGGATTGGCTAATGTTTATGCTTCTCTAGAGGCTGGGCTTCGTAATTTTGACAGTTCTATAGGAGGTCTTGGGGGTTGCCCTTATGCTCTAGGGGCAACAGGCAATATTTCTACGGAAGACCTGGTATATATGATGGAGAGGATGGGAGTCCATACCGGTATTAATCTAGAGAAGCTTGTAGAAGCAGGTGCTTTTATTCAGAAGCGTCTAGGGAAACCTCTACCTTCTAAGGTATTAGCAGCAACGATTGCAATGAATCGTGGGGATTAG
- the bshC gene encoding bacillithiol biosynthesis cysteine-adding enzyme BshC produces the protein MLLEETKASIGNRLVQDYLSSFDLVQDFFVHAPYQDAAWKERREWLFEHPLSHREQLVEGLRNYNQSLQNHEAAMLNIEKLKEVETYVVIGGQQPGVLTGPLYVIYKAVTLIKLAQKHQAETGKPVIPVFWIASEDHDYEEVNHVYVQAWERAIEKLQLDYRPKAKTSISQLPVGSDSLQNMTSEYFSRLPDSVYHKQLKSQLLHVAGSASSLNEFFAKIMAWLFGEYGLVLVDSADAWVRKLEKPIFASFIEKDMSKELMSVQENLLKQGYHSQLDIQKENAHFFIYESGQRQLLIRKGQEFQAKGGGRLYRSEELLKRLEDDPCSFSANVVSRPIMQEWLFPVLAFVGGPGEISYWAQLKPVFEHMNMQMPIVFPRMSFTLIERDISKYMESFQLNLEDVYERWEELRRNWIMEQTATDLSARFQELKTSLQSAYLPFLDQITQVEPGVKKLGEANWTKILSHLDFLERKTEEAIEIRHHAGLKHWDDIQASLYPMEKPQERVYNIFGYLNKYGYSFIKDLISQPLELQPKHMIVYI, from the coding sequence TTGCTATTGGAGGAAACAAAGGCCTCGATAGGAAATCGTCTAGTTCAAGATTATCTTTCAAGTTTCGATCTTGTTCAAGACTTTTTTGTGCATGCACCTTACCAGGATGCAGCGTGGAAGGAGAGAAGGGAATGGTTGTTCGAACACCCTCTATCTCATCGGGAACAATTAGTAGAAGGTTTACGGAATTATAATCAGTCATTGCAAAATCATGAAGCGGCGATGTTAAATATAGAAAAGTTAAAAGAAGTTGAGACGTATGTAGTCATCGGCGGTCAACAGCCGGGCGTTTTAACTGGCCCTCTATATGTCATTTATAAGGCTGTAACCTTAATTAAATTAGCGCAGAAACATCAAGCGGAAACAGGGAAGCCGGTCATTCCTGTTTTTTGGATTGCAAGTGAAGATCACGATTATGAGGAAGTCAACCATGTTTATGTTCAAGCTTGGGAGAGAGCCATAGAGAAGCTTCAACTTGACTATCGTCCTAAAGCAAAGACCTCCATCTCCCAACTGCCTGTTGGAAGTGATTCGCTTCAGAATATGACGAGTGAATATTTTTCTAGATTGCCAGACAGTGTTTACCACAAGCAACTAAAAAGCCAACTACTGCATGTCGCAGGTTCAGCTTCCTCACTGAATGAATTTTTTGCAAAGATCATGGCGTGGTTGTTTGGGGAGTATGGCCTCGTGTTAGTTGATTCAGCAGATGCTTGGGTTAGGAAACTTGAAAAACCGATATTCGCCTCGTTCATTGAAAAAGACATGAGCAAAGAGCTGATGAGTGTTCAAGAGAACCTATTAAAGCAAGGATATCACTCTCAATTAGATATTCAGAAGGAAAATGCTCACTTTTTTATTTATGAGAGTGGTCAACGTCAATTATTGATAAGAAAAGGACAGGAGTTTCAAGCCAAAGGGGGAGGGAGACTTTATCGTTCAGAAGAACTGTTAAAGCGACTCGAAGATGATCCTTGCTCCTTCAGCGCAAATGTAGTTAGTCGCCCTATTATGCAGGAATGGCTATTTCCTGTTTTAGCTTTTGTAGGGGGACCAGGAGAGATCTCCTATTGGGCTCAGTTGAAGCCTGTTTTTGAACACATGAACATGCAGATGCCAATTGTGTTTCCACGCATGTCTTTTACGCTCATAGAAAGGGATATTAGTAAATACATGGAGTCTTTTCAGTTGAACCTTGAAGACGTCTATGAGCGATGGGAAGAACTTCGTAGAAACTGGATTATGGAGCAGACGGCTACCGACTTAAGTGCGAGGTTTCAGGAACTGAAAACAAGTCTGCAAAGTGCTTATCTTCCTTTTTTAGATCAAATTACCCAAGTAGAACCAGGGGTAAAAAAGTTAGGAGAAGCAAACTGGACGAAAATACTTTCACACCTTGATTTCCTCGAAAGAAAGACAGAAGAAGCTATTGAAATTCGTCATCACGCAGGTCTAAAGCATTGGGATGATATTCAGGCTTCACTGTATCCGATGGAAAAACCGCAGGAAAGAGTTTATAATATCTTTGGTTATCTTAACAAATATGGGTATAGTTTCATTAAAGACCTGATCAGTCAGCCCCTAGAGCTTCAACCTAAGCATATGATCGTATACATATAG
- a CDS encoding metalloregulator ArsR/SmtB family transcription factor yields MENETLKLTSVLADPTRFAIYQYVVASHRQVTVQEIADHFDIHPNVARLHLTKLEDVNLLASCSEKTGKGGRPSRLYSVSEQVVNLQFPPRDYQLLAEIAIDTLVSLGEPGQKALREMGRRFGQEAAKRAIEMERIQSNADAEVKLDYIRRLIYAQGLNPEIELLDEHTIKFRIFNCTFKEAAKKMPESICQMHQTFLRGIFETFFGDITLIEENSIMGGCRTCDYTVLKLPS; encoded by the coding sequence GTGGAAAACGAAACGCTGAAGCTTACGAGTGTCTTGGCCGATCCCACTCGTTTTGCAATTTATCAATATGTAGTAGCCAGCCACCGTCAGGTGACTGTTCAAGAGATTGCTGACCATTTTGACATTCATCCGAATGTCGCCAGACTTCATTTAACAAAATTAGAAGATGTAAATTTACTTGCCTCTTGCTCCGAAAAAACAGGTAAGGGTGGAAGGCCAAGCCGACTATACTCCGTATCAGAGCAAGTAGTGAACCTTCAATTTCCTCCTCGAGACTACCAGTTATTAGCAGAGATTGCTATTGATACGCTTGTTTCGCTAGGAGAGCCTGGGCAAAAAGCACTTCGGGAGATGGGGCGCCGCTTCGGTCAAGAAGCTGCCAAACGTGCGATAGAAATGGAGAGAATCCAATCTAATGCGGATGCAGAAGTCAAACTAGACTATATTCGCCGATTGATCTATGCACAAGGCTTAAATCCAGAAATTGAATTATTGGATGAACATACAATCAAGTTCCGTATCTTCAACTGCACTTTTAAAGAAGCAGCCAAGAAGATGCCCGAAAGTATTTGTCAGATGCATCAAACCTTTTTGCGAGGAATTTTTGAAACCTTCTTTGGAGATATTACCTTAATAGAAGAGAATTCCATTATGGGCGGATGCCGTACGTGTGATTACACCGTCTTAAAACTGCCTAGTTAA